The following are encoded together in the Brassica napus cultivar Da-Ae chromosome A9, Da-Ae, whole genome shotgun sequence genome:
- the LOC106366042 gene encoding protein AMEIOTIC 1 homolog, which yields MSDKITPRPIRLKRSTMDPSFVSSFTSSGKAALVKVKLEHAKHVSSEDDTSSSSGNKALVAVKLEKEEKEEEEEAGLLVTTTTTRRPPKRKRLADLVERFEKQRTSQRGLTTRWNTERIDFSEQVIVDVLKEKGASFDAPVSRSELRASARGKIGDTGLLDHLLKHIDGNVTPGGADRFRRCHDTEGTMQYWLESADLLKIKRESGVPDPNWVPPPWWKLQGANGVIKIEPGVDDDEPSASTSELKEEMDRMKSEIKELVSELALIKRECGITDPDLIPLAQWKIQSSSHSHESSAVSSKLREELDQIKSDIKKLVSKPKLPDHAEANEKLFKEIVSWKVKTDKQIAEISKSLTSTQGMVKELVSWKDKVEQKLVGISNTVQANGTNAFNPAPQSWEHILHNANLDDFTVNGFEPWDVDADLIDVLPEAVRPDKYSLPPNARKSSFQDHMWFEEQSVLNSEMQRTESCMTRGDSRSSNQDKTEMRPCPRADIDDANIVSQETLKELVNWKAKAEQQLMEMSDAVRALQG from the exons ATGTCTGACAAGATTACTCCTCGTCCGATTAGGCTGAAACGCTCCACTATGGACCCCTCTTTCGTTTCTTCATTCACCTCCTCCGGTAAAGCCGCCTTGGTCAAAGTTAAGTTAGAGCATGCCAAGCACGTGTCTTCAGAAGATGACACCTCATCATCATCAGGGAATAAAGCCTTGGTTGCAGTTAAGTTAGAgaaggaagaaaaagaagaagaagaagaagctggtcTCCTCGTGACGACTACCACCACGAGGAGACCCCCGAAACGAAAAAGACTCGCTGATTTAGTTGAACGATTTGAGAAACAGAGAACTAGCCAGCGAGGTTTGACCACTCGTTGGAACACCGAAAG gATTGATTTTTCGGAGCAAGTGATTGTGGATGTGTTGAAGGAGAAAGGCGCGTCTTTTGATGCCCCTGTTTCACGTTCCGAGTTAAGAGCCTCAGCTCGAGGGAAGATTGGTGATACTGGGCTCTTGGACCATTTGCTGAAGCACATTGATGGGAATGTGACTCCCGGTGGTGCTGATCGGTTTAGGAGGTGTCATGATACCGAAGGAACTATGCAGTATTGGTTAGAGAGTGCTGATTTGCTCAAAATAAAACGTGAGTCTGGTGTTCCTGATCCGAACTGGGTCCCCCCTCCTTGGTGGAAGCTTCAGGGTGCCAACGGGGTTATTAAAATTGAGCCTGGGGTTGATGATGATGAGCCGTCTGCGTCTACTTCAGAGCTTAAGGAGGAGATGGATAGGATGAAGAG TGAGATCAAAGAGCTTGTGTCTGAGTTGGCTTTGATTAAACGTGAATGTGGGATTACTGATCCGGATTTGATTCCCCTTGCTCAATGGAAGATTCAGAGTTCGTCACATTCACATGAATCTTCTGCTGTCTCCTCAAAGCTTAGGGAAGAACTTGATCAAATCAAGAG TGATATCAAAAAACTTGTTTCCAAGCCGAAGTTACCAGATCATGCTGAGGCAAATGAG AAACTATTTAAGGAGATTGTGAGTTGGAAGGTAAAGACCGATAAGCAAATTGCTGAGATCTCAAAGTCGTTGACATCAACACAG GGCATGGTTAAGGAACTAGTTTCGTGGAAAGATAAAGTAGAACAGAAGCTGGTGGGAATTTCAAACACTGTGCAGGCAAACGGGACCAATGCCTTCAATCCAGCTCCTCAAAGCTGGGAGCATATACTGCATAATGCTAACTTGGATGACTTTACAGTTAATGGTTTCGAACCATGGGATGTTGATGCTGACCTTATCGATGTTCTGCCAGAGGCTGTCAGGCCTGATAAATACTCGCTTCCACCAAATGCTCGCAAAAGCTCTTTCCAAGACCATATGTGGTTTGAGGAACAGTCAGTGCTCAATTCCGAGATGCAAAGGACAGAGAG CTGCATGACCAGAGGTGATTCCAGAAGCTCCAATCAGGACAAAACTGAGATGCGTCCATGTCCAAGAGCAGATATTGACGACGCAAATATTGTTTCTCAG GAAACACTGAAAGAATTGGTGAATTGGAAAGCTAAAGCGGAGCAGCAGCTAATGGAAATGTCAGACGCTGTCCGTGCTCTACAGGGATAG